A segment of the Echinicola strongylocentroti genome:
ATAGGTTCCGTTCATTGAACCGCATCAGGTCGTTGAGGTTGAAGCGGACCTTCTTTTCTACCCGGTCGATCAGGGCAAGCCGCTCGCCGTCGTTCATTTTCAGGTTAAAGGCGCTGACCACGCCGAGCACCTGTTCGAGGTTCCGCACCGAATGGTCAAGAATACCCAAATACACCTCTTCCATCCATCGCAGCTCATCTGCCGAGAACTGCCCGCTTGCCGTGATGTGCTGCCAAGCCTTTTGGTATTCGCCCACCAGTCGCCCCTGCATTTCGGCAATGTCCCTGACCTTTTGGTACTGGCTTATGGCACTCTTCACCTTCCAGAGCCCTTCGTAATAATCCCCGTAGAGGGTTTTCTGTCGCTCTCCCCACTCGGCGATCTCTTCGAGCTTGAGCTTGTTCAGGGCATTTTCAAGCACCTTCTGCGCATTCTGCAGCCATATCGTATTGTTCTGC
Coding sequences within it:
- a CDS encoding conjugal transfer protein TraI, translated to MKFAKVWKAGLLAGLLFFGAPQMPRTEAAVPAYILEIIRKGVKKAIVAIDLKIQRMQNNTIWLQNAQKVLENALNKLKLEEIAEWGERQKTLYGDYYEGLWKVKSAISQYQKVRDIAEMQGRLVGEYQKAWQHITASGQFSADELRWMEEVYLGILDHSVRNLEQVLGVVSAFNLKMNDGERLALIDRVEKKVRFNLNDLMRFNERNLLITRQRSHAKGAIKTLKEIHE